A window from Primulina huaijiensis isolate GDHJ02 chromosome 11, ASM1229523v2, whole genome shotgun sequence encodes these proteins:
- the LOC140988938 gene encoding transcription factor PHYTOCHROME INTERACTING FACTOR-LIKE 13-like isoform X1 has product MDISCLAEWNTDFEVELPILPSRRRQLGVDNELVELLWQNGEVVLQSQTHRKSSNDSNKSKKVHKHDDTKSRFVMTSTNLIQDEEAISWIHSPIDESFEELCSDFLSEIPSSNPVFEGENFFKFPSSQQHEFGPISLPPPVFEILNSNHQDQILTGDRKYSNLDLPVKRKEFVHMVLGDVHELSVMTTGSSHCGSNQVASSCGICSRTLSDKVDDANHVKKLSPVSDECAEIETLEQALTSCSRGSGSSFWKTTNQSNEINCHKRKSRDAELSDCLSDATELESGSRNKSSKKCGTARRSRVAEVHNLSERRRRDRINEKMRVLQELIPHSHKSDKASMLDEVIEYMKSLQSQIQFMWMGSQMAQMVIPGIQNYMYRAGMGISPAATIPQIHNLMRFSRLPQIYQARTVAPMANQTAVGPIPLLKPVSYPNQTQNPGFHEQYANYSSLYPMQNTSQVCSLGTPSQQSEAYGASVM; this is encoded by the exons ATGGACATTTCTTGCCTTGCTGAATGGAACACTGACTTTGAAGTTGAGCTACCTATACTGCCGTCCCGGAGAAGACAGTTGGG TGTGGATAATGAGCTAGTGGAGCTGTTATGGCAAAATGGAGAGGTAGTGTTGCAGAGCCAAACTCATAGAAAATCAAGCAACGATTCCAATAAGTCTAAGAAAGTTCACAAGCATGACGATACCAAGAGTCGATTTGTCATGACTTCGACTAATTTGATTCAAGATGAAGAGGCAATTTCATGGATTCATAGCCCAATAGATGAATCTTTTGAGGAGTTGTGTTCTGATTTTCTATCTGAGATTCCATCATCTAATCCTGTCTTTGAAGGTgaaaactttttcaaatttcCAAGTTCACAGCAGCATGAGTTTGGTCCAATTTCATTGCCACCTCCAGTCTTTGAAATCTTGAACTCAAACCACCAAGATCAAATCCTGACAGGTGATAGAAAATACAGTAATCTTGATTTGCCTGTCAAAAGAAAGGAATTTGTTCATATGGTACTGGGTGATGTTCACGAGTTGTCCGTTATGACGACAGGGTCGAGCCACTGTGGCAGCAATCAAGTTGCATCTAGCTGTGGGATTTGTAGCAGAACTTTGTCCGATAAGGTGGATGATGCAAATCATGTTAAAAAATTAAGTCCTGTGAGCGATGAATGCGCGGAAATAGAGACGCTCGAACAAGCTCTTACGTCTTGCTCGAGAGGATCAGGTAGTAGCTTCTGGAAAACTACCAATCAGAGTAATGAAATCAATTGCCACAAAAGGAAGAGTAGGGATGCAGAGCTATCCGATTGCTTGAGCGAT GCTACTGAATTGGAGTCGGGTTCACGAAACAAGTCATCTAAGAAATGTGGAACTGCTCGTAGAAGCCGTGTAGCTGAAGTGCATAACTTATCTGAGAGG AGACGGAGGGACAGAATCAATGAGAAGATGAGGGTTTTGCAGGAGCTGATCCCTCATTCTCACAAG TCGGATAAAGCATCGATGTTAGATGAGGTTATTGAGTACATgaagtctcttcaatcacaaaTTCAG TTTATGTGGATGGGAAGTCAAATGGCACAAATGGTAATACCAGGCATTCAAAACTACATGTACCGGGCAGGAATGGGAATCAGCCCAGCTGCCACGATTCCTCAAATTCACAATCTCATGCGTTTCTCGAGGCTGCCACAAATCTATCAAGCCAGGACGGTAGCTCCCATGGCAAATCAAACTGCGGTTGGCCCGATACCTCTTCTTAAACCTGTTAGTTATCCTAATCAAACGCAAAATCCTGGTTTCCATGAGCAATATGCGAACTACAGTAGCCTCTATCCGATGCAGAATACATCTCAGGTCTGTTCCTTAGGCACACCCTCTCAACAGAGTGAAGCTTATGGTGCTTCTGTTATGTAA
- the LOC140988938 gene encoding transcription factor PHYTOCHROME INTERACTING FACTOR-LIKE 13-like isoform X2, whose amino-acid sequence MDISCLAEWNTDFEVELPILPSRRRQLGVDNELVELLWQNGEVVLQSQTHRKSSNDSNKSKKVHKHDDTKSRFVMTSTNLIQDEEAISWIHSPIDESFEELCSDFLSEIPSSNPVFEGENFFKFPSSQQHEFGPISLPPPVFEILNSNHQDQILTGSSHCGSNQVASSCGICSRTLSDKVDDANHVKKLSPVSDECAEIETLEQALTSCSRGSGSSFWKTTNQSNEINCHKRKSRDAELSDCLSDATELESGSRNKSSKKCGTARRSRVAEVHNLSERRRRDRINEKMRVLQELIPHSHKSDKASMLDEVIEYMKSLQSQIQFMWMGSQMAQMVIPGIQNYMYRAGMGISPAATIPQIHNLMRFSRLPQIYQARTVAPMANQTAVGPIPLLKPVSYPNQTQNPGFHEQYANYSSLYPMQNTSQVCSLGTPSQQSEAYGASVM is encoded by the exons ATGGACATTTCTTGCCTTGCTGAATGGAACACTGACTTTGAAGTTGAGCTACCTATACTGCCGTCCCGGAGAAGACAGTTGGG TGTGGATAATGAGCTAGTGGAGCTGTTATGGCAAAATGGAGAGGTAGTGTTGCAGAGCCAAACTCATAGAAAATCAAGCAACGATTCCAATAAGTCTAAGAAAGTTCACAAGCATGACGATACCAAGAGTCGATTTGTCATGACTTCGACTAATTTGATTCAAGATGAAGAGGCAATTTCATGGATTCATAGCCCAATAGATGAATCTTTTGAGGAGTTGTGTTCTGATTTTCTATCTGAGATTCCATCATCTAATCCTGTCTTTGAAGGTgaaaactttttcaaatttcCAAGTTCACAGCAGCATGAGTTTGGTCCAATTTCATTGCCACCTCCAGTCTTTGAAATCTTGAACTCAAACCACCAAGATCAAATCCTGACAG GGTCGAGCCACTGTGGCAGCAATCAAGTTGCATCTAGCTGTGGGATTTGTAGCAGAACTTTGTCCGATAAGGTGGATGATGCAAATCATGTTAAAAAATTAAGTCCTGTGAGCGATGAATGCGCGGAAATAGAGACGCTCGAACAAGCTCTTACGTCTTGCTCGAGAGGATCAGGTAGTAGCTTCTGGAAAACTACCAATCAGAGTAATGAAATCAATTGCCACAAAAGGAAGAGTAGGGATGCAGAGCTATCCGATTGCTTGAGCGAT GCTACTGAATTGGAGTCGGGTTCACGAAACAAGTCATCTAAGAAATGTGGAACTGCTCGTAGAAGCCGTGTAGCTGAAGTGCATAACTTATCTGAGAGG AGACGGAGGGACAGAATCAATGAGAAGATGAGGGTTTTGCAGGAGCTGATCCCTCATTCTCACAAG TCGGATAAAGCATCGATGTTAGATGAGGTTATTGAGTACATgaagtctcttcaatcacaaaTTCAG TTTATGTGGATGGGAAGTCAAATGGCACAAATGGTAATACCAGGCATTCAAAACTACATGTACCGGGCAGGAATGGGAATCAGCCCAGCTGCCACGATTCCTCAAATTCACAATCTCATGCGTTTCTCGAGGCTGCCACAAATCTATCAAGCCAGGACGGTAGCTCCCATGGCAAATCAAACTGCGGTTGGCCCGATACCTCTTCTTAAACCTGTTAGTTATCCTAATCAAACGCAAAATCCTGGTTTCCATGAGCAATATGCGAACTACAGTAGCCTCTATCCGATGCAGAATACATCTCAGGTCTGTTCCTTAGGCACACCCTCTCAACAGAGTGAAGCTTATGGTGCTTCTGTTATGTAA